The DNA region GCGATTCGCGCGCATCCGCGAGTGATTTCCGGCACGGACGGCCCCGATTTCCGGGTGATGACGGCGACGCCGGGACTGGTGTGCAAGATCGGCGCGGATGGGGTGCACGCCGGTGCGCTGCCGGACGGTTCGGCGTTCGCGTACAAAATCGACGACGGCGCCGATCGTGCGCGACTTCCACTGACGCTGGCCATTCTCCAGCGTATGGGCATCGAGTGGACAGATGCGCACGCTGAGCTGGCGACGCCCGCGGTGCTGGGCGGCGGCGCTCGCGTGGGCATCATTCGAGCGATTCCCGGCGTCCTGTAGTCGCCGGTCGGCACGGTTTTCAGGATCGCCCGGTCGTCGCCGGTCCCGGCCCCGGGACGTTTATCCCCCACTCCTGGAAGCGCGACCGCCTGACACACGCTAAAGTGTTCGTCAGGAAGAGTATTAATTCGAACGGGGCCGCCAAACCCACCCCAGGCCGCCCCGCAGTGACGCGAGGGGGTCAGCCATGGGCCGTGGCCGGGCTAAGGCAAAGCAGACCAAGGTTGCACGTGAGCTCAAGTACAGCTCACCGTCGACCGACTTCACGAGCCTTCAGCGCGAACTGTCGGGGAGTCCCTCCGACACGCAGCTGAGTGGTGCTGTGCTTTCCGACGAGCACGACGCGAAGGACTCGCGTGCGGGCTGGGACGAAGACGACTACGACGACTGGCGTCGCTGACCTCGGATTTTCGCCGTGTAAGGGAAGGCCTAGTGGGCCTTCCCCTTTAGCACGTCGATTTGACCCGAGGTCAGAGCCGATCGCTGAAGTTTCCGCGGCGAAATAACAACTGCCGGTTCCCCCTTCCTACCGGCGAAAAGACAAACGGCCCCGGCACTCTCACGAGCGCCGGGGCCGTCTCCGTCTTGCGGGGCCGAACTAGAACCGCGGGTGGTCTCCCACCAGCGCGACGCGGGCGGCGTCGGCGTCCTTGGCCTTCTTCACCGTGCCGAGGGTCCAGCAGTCGATGTGGCGGGCGGTGAGGACCGCCAGCGCGCGGTCGGCGTCCTCGGGGGCGACGACGGCGACCATGCCGACGCCCATGTTGAAGGTCTTCTCCATCTCCAGGCGCTCGACGCGGCCGCGCTGGGCGATCATCTTGAAGACGGGGGCCGGGTTCCAGGTGCCGCGATCGAGCTCGGCGACGAGTCCGGCGGGGAGCACGCGGGCCAGGTTCTGAGCCAGGCCGCCGCCCGTCACGTGGCAGAAGGTGCGCACGTCGGTTTCGGCGATCAGGGCCAGGCAGTCCTTGGCGTAGATCTTGGTCGGCTCCAGCAATTCCTCGCCGAGGGTGCGGCCGAACTCCTCGACGTGCCCGGTGAGGGACATGCGGTCGATGTCGAGCAGCACCTTGCGGGCCAGCGAGTAGCCGT from Nocardia tengchongensis includes:
- a CDS encoding DUF3073 domain-containing protein; protein product: MGRGRAKAKQTKVARELKYSSPSTDFTSLQRELSGSPSDTQLSGAVLSDEHDAKDSRAGWDEDDYDDWRR